The following are encoded in a window of Helicobacter sp. MIT 05-5293 genomic DNA:
- a CDS encoding N-acetyltransferase, giving the protein MQFEIIKPTLAHIPQMREIVSIEVRNGIILERSEDEMANAIRSYQLAVADSGEIAGFCALYIYSTSLAEIRSLVVREDYRGEGLGSKLVQRAIDEGKELGVKEILTLTYRASLFQRLGFAIIEKSFLPNHKIWADCIKCKHFPICDEIALIKTF; this is encoded by the coding sequence ATGCAGTTTGAAATTATTAAGCCCACACTTGCTCATATTCCACAAATGCGAGAAATTGTAAGCATTGAAGTAAGAAACGGCATTATTTTAGAACGTAGTGAAGATGAAATGGCAAATGCCATACGCTCTTATCAGCTTGCAGTGGCAGATTCAGGAGAGATTGCAGGATTTTGCGCACTTTATATCTATTCAACTTCATTGGCTGAAATCCGCTCACTTGTTGTTCGTGAAGATTATAGAGGAGAAGGGCTTGGAAGCAAACTCGTGCAAAGGGCTATTGATGAAGGCAAAGAGCTTGGCGTGAAAGAGATTCTCACGCTAACCTATCGGGCTTCATTGTTTCAAAGGTTAGGTTTTGCTATAATAGAAAAATCATTTTTACCAAATCATAAAATATGGGCGGATTGTATCAAATGCAAACATTTTCCAATATGCGACGAAATAGCTTTAATAAAGACATTTTAA
- the mrdA gene encoding penicillin-binding protein 2, whose translation MNLRYKISIIFFVIVWFIIIVRLFVVNIINHDYYEKLAEKNITKVEVLMPMRGYILDRNAETLAINELGFSVSLLPRIRDKQVLEAEIRRIVKFIPHLDEQNLIKLYKKSDHAYNHAPVELVSFVSYAEMLGIYSYLKRSSNIVITANKKRLYPNESIASHVIGYVAKANDQDIRNNPLSQYTKIIGKEGIEKTYNTFLQGEAGYKKSHINAFYKEIEILQEDEILQRNDLHLTLDIKLQESIDAQFQEASGAVIVMDARNGEILAAGSYPEYNINYFVDGISHKNWRDLQENVHKPLINKFANGRYPPGSVIKMGMLLAFLEYTGIDENTVIKTPPFVEIGGRKFRDWKASGHGSADAVKAIRESVDVYFYQLSQKAGIENMATTLHQMGIGERTGVDIPNEASGILPTPEWKLRRYGEDWYTGDTIVTSIGQGYFLTTPIQIARYTALIASGKLVTPHFAKSFNETPAEFPIRDILNDTQKSKLPVLRKGMYQVCSVPGGTAYYRTQGTRVSLACKTGTAQVVGIPQDVQKRIKESDMEYFHRSHSWITAFLPYENPQYVVTILIEHGGSGGNGGPVLVKIANKLKELGYIK comes from the coding sequence ATGAATTTGCGTTATAAAATTTCTATCATTTTTTTTGTCATCGTATGGTTTATTATTATTGTCAGATTGTTTGTTGTGAATATCATTAATCACGATTATTATGAAAAACTTGCTGAAAAAAATATCACCAAAGTAGAAGTTTTGATGCCTATGCGCGGTTATATTTTGGACCGCAATGCCGAGACTTTGGCGATTAATGAATTAGGATTCTCTGTTTCGTTATTGCCTAGAATCCGCGACAAACAAGTCCTTGAAGCAGAGATTCGTAGGATTGTAAAATTTATTCCTCATCTTGATGAACAGAATCTGATCAAATTATATAAAAAATCAGATCATGCTTATAATCACGCGCCCGTTGAGTTGGTGAGTTTTGTTTCTTATGCGGAGATGCTAGGCATTTATAGCTATCTCAAACGCTCATCAAATATTGTTATCACAGCAAATAAAAAGCGACTATATCCTAATGAAAGTATTGCCTCACATGTGATTGGCTATGTCGCTAAGGCAAATGATCAAGACATACGCAATAATCCTTTATCCCAATACACCAAAATCATCGGAAAAGAAGGTATTGAAAAGACCTATAATACCTTTTTGCAAGGTGAAGCAGGTTATAAGAAATCACATATTAATGCGTTTTATAAAGAGATTGAAATCTTGCAAGAAGATGAGATTCTCCAACGCAACGACTTGCATTTGACGCTTGATATTAAACTTCAAGAAAGTATTGATGCGCAATTTCAAGAAGCATCGGGGGCGGTGATAGTAATGGACGCCCGTAATGGAGAGATTCTTGCGGCAGGCAGTTATCCAGAGTATAATATTAATTATTTTGTTGATGGTATCAGTCATAAAAATTGGCGAGATTTGCAAGAAAATGTTCATAAACCCTTGATTAATAAATTTGCTAATGGGCGTTATCCTCCGGGATCTGTGATTAAAATGGGTATGCTTTTGGCATTTTTGGAATACACAGGCATTGATGAAAACACGGTGATTAAAACGCCGCCTTTTGTTGAAATTGGTGGGAGGAAGTTTCGAGATTGGAAGGCAAGTGGGCATGGCAGTGCTGATGCAGTGAAAGCGATTCGAGAATCTGTCGATGTGTATTTTTACCAGCTTTCCCAAAAAGCGGGGATAGAAAATATGGCGACAACCTTGCACCAAATGGGCATAGGTGAGCGCACAGGTGTGGATATTCCTAATGAAGCAAGTGGCATATTGCCCACACCCGAATGGAAGTTAAGACGTTATGGTGAGGATTGGTATACTGGAGATACAATTGTTACATCTATCGGACAGGGGTATTTTCTGACTACGCCTATTCAGATTGCTCGATATACTGCGCTTATTGCATCAGGCAAGCTTGTAACACCTCATTTTGCAAAGAGCTTTAATGAAACACCTGCAGAGTTTCCTATTCGCGATATTTTGAATGATACGCAAAAGTCCAAACTTCCCGTTTTGCGTAAGGGTATGTATCAAGTTTGTTCTGTTCCGGGTGGAACGGCGTATTATCGCACACAAGGCACAAGAGTGAGTTTGGCATGCAAAACAGGGACGGCACAAGTCGTGGGAATCCCTCAAGATGTCCAAAAGCGGATTAAAGAATCTGATATGGAATATTTTCATCGTTCGCATTCTTGGATTACAGCATTTCTACCTTATGAGAATCCACAATATGTGGTTACGATTCTTATAGAGCATGGAGGAAGTGGTGGAAACGGCGGACCTGTGCTTGTCAAGATTGCTAATAAACTTAAAGAGTTAGGCTATATTAAATAA